The region CTCTTCGGCATAAGCATGGCTGATGGCCAAGGGCATGGCCAGCAGGAAAATCAGGACGTGTTTATTCATAGTAATTAAATACCCGTAGCGGTGAACGTGGAGTTGGACTCGCGGTCGATGGCTCACCGGCCGTAAAAGGCCGGGTCCGTTTTTTTCGCGCCGCCATCGCGTCGAGGAGCGTGCATGGCGGCGTGACCAGTGAGTAAAACAATGCTACAGAGAAAAAGTTTTACGTTGGAAAGTTTTCTTGAGGCAATGAGTGAATTCGCCCCTTTTCACGAAAAAAGCACGCGTTCTAGAGGGGTTTATCTAAATAGCACGCCGTGCAAAACCACACTTACGCTATATTTTTCATACACTTATGGATAATTCAAGACCAAAAGAAATCGGAATAAAAAAGCGCCACCCGCGCGAAGATCGCGGCTGGCGCCGTTCACACCAGTGCTGCAGCAGACGCTTATTCGCGCTTCGACACCAGGGTCAGAATGTCGTAGCTGGCCACCAGTTCCTCGTTCTGGTTCGTCACTTGCACGTCCCACGCGACCACGCCCTGGCCGACGCCAAAGACGTCCTTGCGGTTGCGGTCGACCTTGCGCTTGCACGTCAGGCGTGCGCGGATGGTGTCGCCAATCGCCACCGGCGCGACGAAGCGCAGGTTGTCCAGGCCATAGTTGGCCAGCACGGGACCGACGCCAGGCGAGACGAACAGGCCGGCGGCGGCCGACAGCACGAAGTAGCCGTGGGCGATGCGCTTGCCGAACTGCGATTCCTTGGCCGCGATTTCGTCGAAGTGCATGTAGAAGAAGTCGCCCGAGATGCCGCCGAAGGCGACGATGTCCGCTTCGCTGACGGTGCGGCGGTGCGTGAGCAGCGAGTCGCCCGTCTTCAAGTCCTCGAAGTGCTTACGGAACGGGTGGATCGGGCTTTCATTGACGTCCGCGCCGCGCACGTATTCGCCCGTGATGGCCGCCAGCATGGTGGGCGAGCCTTGCACGGCCGCCCGCTGCAGGTAATGGCGCACGGCGCGCACGCCGCCCAGCTCCTCGCCGCCGCCCGCGCGGCCAGGGCCGCCGTGCTTCAGTTGCGGCAGGGGCGAGCCATGGCCCGTCGAATCGACGGATGCCACGCGTTCGAGCACGTGCACGCGGCCATGCGTGGCGGCCACTTGCGGCACCACGCGCGCGGCGATCTTCGGATCGCGCGTCACCAGGGTGCTCACCAGGCTGCCCTTGCCACGCGCGGCCAGGGCCAGCGCTTCATCGATATCGTGGTAGCCCATCATGGTGCTGACGGGGCCAAACGCTTCCACGTCATGCACGGCGTCGTTGCCGAAGGCGTCGCGGCACAGCAGCAAGGTCGGCGAGAAGAAGCTGCCATCCTGCGCGCCATCGCCGAGCGGATTGAAACCGTCTCCGGCGCCAAATACCACCTCGTTACCCTGCGACAGAGTGGCGACACGTTCCGCCACGTCGTTCTGCTGTTCTTTTGATGCCAGCGCGCCCATGCGCACGCCTTCGATGGACGGATCGCCCACCACCACTTTCGCCAGGCGCTCGCGCAGGCGCGTGCCGACGGCGTCCATCAGGTGCTCGGGCACGATGATGCGGCGAATCGCCGTGCACTTCTGGCCCGACTTGCCCGTCATCTCGCGCACGACTTCCTTGACGAAGAGGTCGAATTCCACGTCGTCTGGCGTGACGTCCGGCGCCAGGATGGCGCAGTTGAGGGAATCGGCTTCGCCGTTGAAGGGCACCGACTGGGCGATCAGGTTCGGGTTCGTGCGCAGCTTGGCGGCCGTGGCGGCCGATCCTGTGAATGTCACGAAATCCTGGCCATTCAGGCGGTCCAGCAAGTCGCCCGTGGAGCCGATCACCAGCTGCAAGCTGCCGGCTGGCAGCAAGCCCGATTCATGCATCATGCGCACGACGGCCTGCGTCAGATAGCTCGTCGCCGTGGCCGGCTTGGCGATGCAGGGCATGGCCGCCAGGAAGCTGGGCGCGAATTTTTCCAGCAAGCCCCAGATGGGGAAGTTGAAAGCGTTGATATGCACGGCCAGGCCACCGCGCGGTACCAGGATGTGCGTGCCGGCGAAGCCGCCCTTCTTGCCCAGCGCGATGGCCGGGCCTTCGTGCAGCACGTTCGACGATGGCAGCTCGTTGCTGCCCATGCTGGCGTAGGCGAACAGGGTGCCCGTGCCGCCTTCGATATCGACCCAGCTGTCGGCGCGCGTGGCGCCCGACAAATGCGAGATCGCATACAGTTCTTCCTTGCGCTCGACCAGATACAGGGCCAGCGCCTTCAGGCGCGCGGCGCGCTGCTGGAAATCGAGCGCCATCAGGCCCGGCACGCCCGTCTTGCGCGCATACGTGACGGCTTCGTCAAAGTCGATCTTTTCCGCATGCGTGTGATAGATGACGCGGTTGTTCAAGGCGCTGTGCAGGGGCACGGCGGCGCTTTCGCCCAGCCAGCGGCCGGCGATCAGGCTTTGCAGGGTGGATATGTGAGCCATTTTTTTCTCCATAAATGATGTTGGCGGTGGCGTCGGATTACGCGGGGCTTGGCCCCGCTAATCCGACCTACGCCCATATTGCTTATTGCGCGGCGGCGTTCTTGTGCAAATGCAGCGGCAAGGCGGATTCGAAATTCAGGCGCTGGCGGTTCGCCTCGACTTCCGTCAGGGCTTCCACTTCGCGCATCGTCTGCATGGAGCGCACGGCCAGTTCGTGGTACTGGCCCGTGCCCGAGCTTTTCCATTTGATTTCATCGTCGGTCAGCGCGCGGATGATCTTGGCCGGCGTGCCCACCACCATGCTGCGCGGCGCGACGATCATGCCTGCCTTCACAAAACTCATGGCTGCGACGATGGATTCCTCGCCGATGACGGCGTTATCCATCACCACGGCGTTCATGCCGACGAGCGCATTGCGGCCGATGCGGCAGCCGTGCAGCACGGCGCCATGGCCGATATGGCCGTCGACTTCGACCACCGTGTCGCAGCCGGGGAAGCCGTGCATGACGCAGGTATCCTGCAGGTTGGCGCCCTCTTCCAGGATCAATCGGCCGAAGTCGCCGCGGATCGAGGCCAGCGGACCGATATAGCAGCGCGGACCGACGATCACGTCGCCGATCAGCACGGCCGACGGGTGCACATAGGCGCTGGGGTGGACGACGGGGGTAACGCCGTTGATTTCGTAGACTTTGACCATATTGCTCTCCAAAACATTATTGCCAGCCGTAGCGGCTGATGTCGGATTACGCGCAAGCAGCTCGGCGCCCCCGCTAATCCGACCTACGTCATCACATACCCAGGTACGCGCTCTGTACCTGCTCGTTATGCAGCAATTCGGGACCGGGACCGGACAAGGTGATGGCGCCCGTCTCGATCACGTAACCGACGTCGGCGATCGACAGGGCCGCGTGCGCATTTTGCTCGACGAGGAAAATGGTGATGCCCTGGTCGCGCAGGTCGGCCACGATGCGGAAGATCTCCGCGATCAGCAAGGGCGCCAGGCCCATGCTCGGCTCATCGAGCAGCAGCAGTTGCGGACGGCCCATCAGCGCGCGCGCCATGGCCAGCATCTGCTGCTGTCCGCCAGATAAGGTCCCGGCCAGCAGCAGGCGCTTTTCCTTCAGGATCGGGAACAGGCCATACATGCGTTCCATGTCACCGACCACGTCCTGCTGTGGGCGTGTAAACGCGCCCAGGCGCAGATTGTCTTCCACCGTCATGGGGCCGAACACTTGCCGCCCTTCCGGCACCTGGCAAATGCCGCTGCGCACGCGCTTGTCGGCGCTCATGCGGCTGACGTCCTGGCCGGCGAAGGCAATGCTGCCGGCGCTGATCGGCTGCACGCCGGAGATGGCACGCAGCAGGGTGGTCTTGCCGGCGCCATTCGCGCCCACCAGCGCCACCAGCTGGCCCTGGCGCACCTGCAAGTCGATGCCGTGCAGGGCCTGGATGCGGCCGTAATGGCTGGTCAATCCCTGGATGTCGAGCACCAGCGGAGTCTGAGGTTTTTCCATCTTCATCATGCCGCCACTCCCAGGTACGCCGCCACCACGTCAGGGTTCGCGCGCACTTCGGCGGCGGTTCCTTCGGCCAGCTTCTTGCCATAGTCGAGCACCAGGATATGGTCCGACAGATTCATCACCAGTTTCATGTCATGCTCGACCAGCACCACCGTCACGCCCGATTGCGCCACCTTGCGGATCAGGGCTTCGATCTCGCCCGTCTCCGTATGGTTCAAGCCCGCCGCCGGCTCATCGAGCAGCAGCACTTTCGGCTTGGCCGCCAGCGCGCGGGCGATTTCCAGGCGTTTCAAGGCGCCATACGACATCTGCCCCGCCTCGTCATCGATATGCCGGCCCACGCCGACAAACTCCATCAGGCCCGCTGCCTCGTCGCGGCAGGCCGCATCCGCGCGGCGCACGGACGGCAAACGCAGCATGGAGGCGAACAGGTTCTGGTTCAGGCGCAAATGCGCACCTACCATCACATTATCGATGGCCGTCATGTTCATGCACACTTGCAGGTTCTGGAAGGTGCGGCTCATGCCGCGCCGCGCCAGCGCATCGGGTGACATGGCGGCCACGTTCTCGCCATTGAGCAGGATCTCGCCCTTGCTCGGCGTGTACACGCCCGTGATCAGGTTGAACAAGGTCGTCTTGCCGGCGCCGTTCGGTCCGATTACGGAGTGGATATTGCCTTCCTTGACGGTAAAGCTCACGTCCTGCACCGCGTGCACGCCGCCAAAGCTCTTGCTCAGATTGTTAATCGTCAGCATCTCACACCTCCTGCGCAGATTTAGGCGGTGCTTTCGGCGTAGCGGAACGCTTGCGCGAACGGCTGGCCAGACTCGGCACCAGGCCCTTGGGCATGAAGATCATGGTCGCCATCAGGATCACGCCAAACACCACCGTTTCCCAGCCTTCAAAACTGGACAGCAGTTGCGGCAAGATCGTCAGCAGGGCCGCGCCGATGATGGAACCGAAAATCGACGCCATGCCACCCACCACCACCATCGTCACCAGCTCGATCGAGTGGAAGAAGCCGGCCAGGTTGGGGGTGATGAAACCGATGTAGTGGGCACTGATGCTGCCCGCGATGCTGGCAATGACGGCCGACAGCACGAACACGCGCACCTTGAAGCGGGTCGTATCGACGCCGACCACGCGGGCCGCCACTTCCGAACCGTGAATCGCCTGCAGCGCGCGGCCGACGGGCGAGTCGATCAGATTCAACGCCAGCCACGTGACCAGCAGCAGCAATACGGCGCACACCAGGTACCACGATTTTTCACCGGCGATTTCCAGGCCGGCGACACTGAAGGCGGACACGCCGATGCCGTCCGGGCCACCCGTCCACTGCGTCTCGTTGTTGATGACGATGGAAATGATGATGCCCAGGCCCAGGGTCGCCATGGCCAGGGTATGGCCCTTGAGTTTTAGTACCGGACGGGCCAGCAGCAGCGCCAGCAGACCGGTGGCGACGGCGCCGGCGGCCAGCGCAGCCAGCGGCGGCCAGTTGTAGTGCGTGGTCAGCACGGCAGACGCATACGCGCCCAGGCCATAGAAACCCGCGTGCCCCAGGCTGATCTGGCCCGTGTAGCCCATCAGCAGATTCAGGCCGATGACGACGATGGCGTTCAGGGCGATGCGGATCGCCACATCATAGTAGAACGCGTTGGTGAGGAACAGGGGCAGGATGGCCAGCACGAGTGCCAGCACCAGCAAGCCAGCGTGGCGCGAGCGGGAGAAGAAGGTCGTCATACACGCTCCGAATTTTTAGCGCCAAACAAGCCTTGCGGCAGGAAGAACAGGATCAACAGAATCAGCACGAACGGGACCGCGTCTTTATAAGCCGACGAAATATAGCCGGCCGTCATGGCTTCGGCGATGCCGAGGATCAGGCCACCGGCAATCGCGCCCGCGCCGCCACCGAGGCCACCGAGGACGGCGGCGACGAAGCCTTTCAGGCCCAGCATGATGCCGGCGTCATACGAGGTATAGGTGATCGGTGCAACAAGGATGCCGCCGGCCGCGCCCAGCAGGGCCGACAAGCCGAACGAGAACAGCAGCACCTTGCGCGTGTTGATGCCCACCAGTTGCGCGGCCAGCTTGTTGTGCGACGTGGCCAGCATGGCCTTGCCCATCAGGGTACGGCCAAAGAACCAGCCCAGCACCAGCACGATGACGACCGTCACGCCCAGCACCCACAGGCTTTGCGGCAGCAGGCTGGCGCCCAAAAATTCAATCGGCGCGTCGCCGGAAAAGGCTGGCAGT is a window of Janthinobacterium rivuli DNA encoding:
- the paaY gene encoding phenylacetic acid degradation protein PaaY; translation: MVKVYEINGVTPVVHPSAYVHPSAVLIGDVIVGPRCYIGPLASIRGDFGRLILEEGANLQDTCVMHGFPGCDTVVEVDGHIGHGAVLHGCRIGRNALVGMNAVVMDNAVIGEESIVAAMSFVKAGMIVAPRSMVVGTPAKIIRALTDDEIKWKSSGTGQYHELAVRSMQTMREVEALTEVEANRQRLNFESALPLHLHKNAAAQ
- a CDS encoding ABC transporter ATP-binding protein; protein product: MLTINNLSKSFGGVHAVQDVSFTVKEGNIHSVIGPNGAGKTTLFNLITGVYTPSKGEILLNGENVAAMSPDALARRGMSRTFQNLQVCMNMTAIDNVMVGAHLRLNQNLFASMLRLPSVRRADAACRDEAAGLMEFVGVGRHIDDEAGQMSYGALKRLEIARALAAKPKVLLLDEPAAGLNHTETGEIEALIRKVAQSGVTVVLVEHDMKLVMNLSDHILVLDYGKKLAEGTAAEVRANPDVVAAYLGVAA
- a CDS encoding ABC transporter ATP-binding protein translates to MKMEKPQTPLVLDIQGLTSHYGRIQALHGIDLQVRQGQLVALVGANGAGKTTLLRAISGVQPISAGSIAFAGQDVSRMSADKRVRSGICQVPEGRQVFGPMTVEDNLRLGAFTRPQQDVVGDMERMYGLFPILKEKRLLLAGTLSGGQQQMLAMARALMGRPQLLLLDEPSMGLAPLLIAEIFRIVADLRDQGITIFLVEQNAHAALSIADVGYVIETGAITLSGPGPELLHNEQVQSAYLGM
- the paaZ gene encoding phenylacetic acid degradation bifunctional protein PaaZ; its protein translation is MAHISTLQSLIAGRWLGESAAVPLHSALNNRVIYHTHAEKIDFDEAVTYARKTGVPGLMALDFQQRAARLKALALYLVERKEELYAISHLSGATRADSWVDIEGGTGTLFAYASMGSNELPSSNVLHEGPAIALGKKGGFAGTHILVPRGGLAVHINAFNFPIWGLLEKFAPSFLAAMPCIAKPATATSYLTQAVVRMMHESGLLPAGSLQLVIGSTGDLLDRLNGQDFVTFTGSAATAAKLRTNPNLIAQSVPFNGEADSLNCAILAPDVTPDDVEFDLFVKEVVREMTGKSGQKCTAIRRIIVPEHLMDAVGTRLRERLAKVVVGDPSIEGVRMGALASKEQQNDVAERVATLSQGNEVVFGAGDGFNPLGDGAQDGSFFSPTLLLCRDAFGNDAVHDVEAFGPVSTMMGYHDIDEALALAARGKGSLVSTLVTRDPKIAARVVPQVAATHGRVHVLERVASVDSTGHGSPLPQLKHGGPGRAGGGEELGGVRAVRHYLQRAAVQGSPTMLAAITGEYVRGADVNESPIHPFRKHFEDLKTGDSLLTHRRTVSEADIVAFGGISGDFFYMHFDEIAAKESQFGKRIAHGYFVLSAAAGLFVSPGVGPVLANYGLDNLRFVAPVAIGDTIRARLTCKRKVDRNRKDVFGVGQGVVAWDVQVTNQNEELVASYDILTLVSKRE
- a CDS encoding branched-chain amino acid ABC transporter permease, which gives rise to MEVAQFLQFLYSGMTVGSAYALAALGFTIIYNTSGVINFAQGEFIMLGGMLAAVMSAAGVPLPLAIILAVIATGLVGLLMEKTVIEPAQNAQVITLLIITIGASLVLRGLVQIWLGKDTHTLPAFSGDAPIEFLGASLLPQSLWVLGVTVVIVLVLGWFFGRTLMGKAMLATSHNKLAAQLVGINTRKVLLFSFGLSALLGAAGGILVAPITYTSYDAGIMLGLKGFVAAVLGGLGGGAGAIAGGLILGIAEAMTAGYISSAYKDAVPFVLILLILFFLPQGLFGAKNSERV
- a CDS encoding branched-chain amino acid ABC transporter permease, which encodes MTTFFSRSRHAGLLVLALVLAILPLFLTNAFYYDVAIRIALNAIVVIGLNLLMGYTGQISLGHAGFYGLGAYASAVLTTHYNWPPLAALAAGAVATGLLALLLARPVLKLKGHTLAMATLGLGIIISIVINNETQWTGGPDGIGVSAFSVAGLEIAGEKSWYLVCAVLLLLVTWLALNLIDSPVGRALQAIHGSEVAARVVGVDTTRFKVRVFVLSAVIASIAGSISAHYIGFITPNLAGFFHSIELVTMVVVGGMASIFGSIIGAALLTILPQLLSSFEGWETVVFGVILMATMIFMPKGLVPSLASRSRKRSATPKAPPKSAQEV